The Lacticaseibacillus pabuli region ATGGTCTTGATGCAAGCTCTCCATTCGCGCTTGATTCCACGCAATGCATAGCTCACAGAGTCTGCATCTCGTCCTTCGATCAAGCGGAGAAGTTGGCAACGGGTCTTGCGCTCAATCAGAGTCAAGATGACGCTCTCCTTGCCATTGCGTTTACCGACAATGGTATCCATCTCCCAGTGACCGAACTGCCTGCGTCGTTCAACGACCTTAGGCCGTTCCTCGATACTGTGGCCAGCCAGGCGCTTAGCCTTGGTGTGGTGCTGGTGAGAGGTCTTCCGCTTAGTCTTCTCCAACAGGTCGATATTTCGAATCTCTAGGCGTTGGTCGTCAATGTACTGGTACAAAGTCGAGGCACAAACAAGCTCTTCAGGACTAAACAGCTTGTGTCGCTTGGCATAGCCGATTGAAGCATCCGGCGACCATTTGTCCTGCTTAGCTCGCTGTACGTACCAGGCTAAGAAGAACTGTACGCTGGCGAACTTGTCAGGACGATGGGCAGCTCAAGCGTGCAGTCTCGTAACGTGCCTGAGCAGCCTCTGGTAGGTATTGTCGATGGTAGACACGCTTGCCATTACTCTTCTTGACCTGATCTACTGTACCTCGCTTGATTTCATTATTAATGGTCTGCGGGCAGACGCCAATTTCAGCAGCAATCCAACGATTGGACTTCCCAGCTTGGCGGAATCCGGCCACTTTTCCGCGTTCGAGTGATGTTAAGTGCTGACCTTTTTGGCGGTGTGTGGTATCCTGTTTCTGCATCAAGACAATATCCTCTTCCATTGTTTGTGTAGGAACTTCAATGATACAGGATATCTGTTCTTGATGTTTTTTATTGTCCAAAAAATTTTGAGACAGTGGCTAACTTGATTCTAAAAAGCGCGTCCGCAATCTAATTGGGTATCTACCCCAGAACTTTGCATTCTATCCAAACATGAGAGTTTCCGATGCGCTGGCTTACTTAGCAACGCTTGCTAACGTATCGGTACGTGATCAACGTCGGCGCATTGCGCAACTACTCGATGACGTCAATCTGACAGAAAAGGCCAATGCCAAGGTTCGCCAACTATCAGGCGGGATGCTGCAACGGTTAGGCATTGCGCAAGCGTTGATCAATAACCCACAGGTGCTGATTGTTGACGAGCCGACCGCTGGCCTCGATCCCGAAGAACGTATCCGTTTTCGCAATCTCTTAACCGATTTTTCCAGCAATCGAACGGTACTACTTTCCACGCATATTGTGTCAGACGTTGAGGCGACGACGAATCAAATTGGTGTTCTCGACCACGGACAACTACTGTTTACAGGCACCACCAATGAGCTAATGGTTACTGCGACAGGACATGTTTTTGAGGCTCGAATTCCTCTTGAATCAGCAATTCAGTTCAAGCAAACCCATCAGATTAGCGAGCAAGTCACCCAAGCAGACCAGATTCATTTTCGTTTCATTGCTGATTCGTCCGACCAAAAACCAACCGCACCGACCCTTGAAGAAGCTTATCTCTACCTTCAAGCGCAACATGAGGGGGTGCTTTCATGAGACTGTTTTGGCTTGAATCCAAGCGACTATTTCTCAGCCTTTCGTTTTTGATTTATAGCGTGCTGGTATGTGGTTTTATCGTGCTCAACGTGAATCCGCTGGTGAACCGCAGCTTGGCAACAATGCCAACAGCCAGCCACTACGATGCCATTTACGCGTCCGACTTTCAGACATTGAAAAATGGCGTTCTGTCGCAGCTAACGGACGAATACAAGGAAAATACGTACACAACTTATCCGATGGGTTTTGCCAAGACAACCTCGCTAAAATCCGATAAACGCAACGCAATGCAATGCAGGAACAAATCACCGTGCTACGCAGCGCGTCCAATCGCCGAGAACTCAATCATGCCGTCAAACGTGTTGATCAACTTCTTGGTGGTCATTCTGGTTACACCACGGCCAATATTGTGACCCTCGCACGCAGGCAGATGAACGCAAGAGAGGCCAAACAGGACTATCGTTTGATTGTCACACGCGACAAAATATCTGGTGCTTTTGCGCGTGTGTTCGCCGACATCGCTGGACTGATTGTGGGCATCTTGCCGACCGTTATCGTCATTGCGTTCTGTTATGCTGATCGTCGTAGCCGCGCACTGGCGACCGTTCAGTCTAAGTTTATTTCCAGCGGGAGAAGAATCATCACGCAATACTTTGCCAGCCTGATGGTGCTTTTGTTGCCGGTACTTGCAGTCGCTATGTATTTCACACTTCGAGTTGTCGGATTATATCCGCATCAGGCAATCGACTTGTTAGCATTTATGAAGGCAACGTTCATTTGGGTATTGCCAACGCTAATGATCAGCAGTGCAGTTGGTTTTATGACCTATCAACTGTTTGGTAACTTCATGGGTTTTGCGCTTCAAATTGGCTGGTGGCTAATAACCACGATGATCGGTTCTCGCCGCGTCGATGGTAATTATGGTTGGCTGCTAATGCCCCGCCATAACTCGCTCCATAATGCGGCATATTTTTATGATCATCTCAACGAACTACTGGTCAACCGGGCCAGCTATGCTGTGCTCGCGTTGATCATGATAGGTGTTGCAATCCTAATTGCACAATTACGCAAAGGAGGTCTTCGTCTTGCTCTTTCAAGTCATCACTAAGGATCTCAAGGCTAATGTTCTACCAATGAGCATTGTGACACTACTGTTGGCGTGCCTGATCCCGATTCTGTTCAACCTCACGCCAAATTCAATTCCGCAAGCGGCGATGCCAGGAGAACTGTTTGTGCCACTGATTGCGATAATCTGCCTACCAACCGTCTTCCTACCTGATCAAGCAGAGGCTATCCAAGCCGTGATCAATTCTAAACACTACCGCTTATCGCTACTCCGTTGTCTACGAGTGCTCTGGTTTCTACTGCTGTTAAGCGCGCTGAATGCCGCCATCATCATCGCTTATGGTATGCACGGTGCAGCTGTGCCAACGCTTGCACTACTGGGTGATTTTATCGCAAAGACATTTCTGCTCGCTGGGATTATTACTGGAAGTTATAGGCTCACTCAAAATATTGTAATAGCTTACATTATACCGGTTACCTACTTTTCACTTTGCCTTGGTTACACATGTCTCGGGCCATTCAATCTACTTACACTCATGCACGGCCGCCCTATGATCGATAATTTGTATCAACTAATTGTGGGTCTGGTTCTGCTAACAATCAGTTTCACGTTCTCGGATGTCCATTTGGATAAATGAGGCCCTAAATATTCCATATTCAATAGCTAAGCAATCCGTTCAAAATAGTTAATTAGTTGACCACATATCGATGAGGGTGAGACGAATTCAAATATATGCGACCACCTCTTCCAAATCATCACTGGCCAACTTGGTCAGTGATTTTTTGTCGTTCAATAACAAAATCTATTTACTTTTCGTATCTGCTTTCATTTTCAAACGAATTTATCTCTGTATCTAAGAATCATCAAATCAAACAGGAGGTTTTCATTATGAGTAGTGAGCGAAAGGTTTCTCGTATGTTCATTCGTTACATGCAACAGGTTCTTAGAAATGAACGAATCAATATGTATAAATCACACCTTAACGACTTTAAGGAGATGCCACTCGAATATTGGCTGTTGGAGGAAATTGCCGAACCTTACCATTTGGACGACTTTAAATTGACTGACGATGAAATCGCCACGCTCGAATATTTCATTGAAGACGATCAATTATCCGAGGCTGTTGCAACCCTTACGACAGCTGATAAGATGGTGCTGTATCATTACTACTATTCCGAGCTGAACGATGTGGAGATCGGCAACCGAACCGGCAAAACTAGTCAAGGGGTGAACAAGCGGCGTCGACGGGCACTAGCACGGATTAAGAAAGCATACAATAATATGTAATTTTGAGAGCTTATTTCTTATTCACTGCTAGAGAACCAAGGAGTACGGCAATCCCAGTTGTGACAGATAGATACGGACATGTGATCATGCAATATTCGGGCAAGTATCTGAGTACTGTTCAACGAAATGTGTGGGCAACGTGGGCAAAATCTGATTTTATTTGCCAAGCATTGCTTAGAACCAACCTCTACCAGTGCATGGTCGATTCATCTCACAAGATTCCCACAAATTTATAGAGCAATCAAAAAGCCCGAATTGACGGGCTTTTTTCTAATTATCATTCAGATTTGTCAGAGATTCCCTACCCAACATGAGTAGTATTGCCAATCAGCCTTGGTTCAAGGTTGAAAATTGTCCTACTGAGCCTGTTAATCGTGCATGTACTGCCAGTCGAGAGTCCTTGTAGTAGATCTCAACGAGTTTACCAGTCAGGCGAACGTCAACTTGATTGCTGATGTATATTGGAAAGGTACAGAATAGAACATCTGGTTCACAGTAATGTGGTAATCTGGTTGTACGATGGCGGTCTGCCAGGATTCCATCTCAAACGGTGTACTCGGGAGTGCATGTAAGGCGAAGCGTTCTTCCGTTTCAAAACCTTATTCTCGATTCTTACACTGTTTATGCTTTTTCGTATAAGGCCGTCGGTTAAACTCTGCCAGTTTAATGCCGACGGCCTTGTTCAATTCTTCAAGCGTAAAGAATGTCTCATTGCGTAGTGCCGCGATTACCCAAGTTGAAAGTGTACCAACACTGCCTTCCACTGTTGGTTTATCTTTTGGTGTCCGCACGCGCGCAGGCATCACTACCGTACCGTAATGGTCTGCCAGATCACGGTACATTGGACTGAGCACCACTTGGTGCTGCTTATGCTTGGTAACGCCAACCTTCAAATTATCCGATACCAATACTTCCGTAACACCGCCAAAGTAGTTGTACGCATGAACATGACATTGAAGCCAATCTGGTATTGTCATACTCAAGGTAGCTTCGCAATATGAGTACTGACTGCTAGGAAGTACCGCCAAGAAAAGATACGCAGTAACTGCCTCACCAGTATCACGGTCCTGTAGATGCAACGTCGATCCTGCCCAATCAACTTCCATTAGTTCGCCAGGCTTGCGTTTGATCCGCATAGTGGCTTTGAATTGTTGAGCGAACTCTGTGTAGTTTCGACAAAATGTTCGATGGCTATATGGCACCGCATCATTCTGCCGACATTGCTGCTCATACTCGTAGTAAAGCAGCGATAATGTGACGTTGGGTTTGGCAAGTTCCTTATGCACATAATCATAGTCTGGCATTTGCCGACCTTTTGACTCTGGCTTCATTTCAGGAAACAAAAGGTGCCCCAAATACTCATCGGTGACGTCCGACTCGATTGGTAGACGCACCTCACGGGACTTTGCTCGCTGGATTACCTCCCGAATTTTATCCCTTGAATTCCCGGTAATCGCCGCAATAACGCGTTGGCTCTTACCTTGGTCATGCAGCTCAAGGATGCTGCGATAGTATATTGCATACACAAAA contains the following coding sequences:
- the istA gene encoding IS21 family transposase — protein: MYAIYYRSILELHDQGKSQRVIAAITGNSRDKIREVIQRAKSREVRLPIESDVTDEYLGHLLFPEMKPESKGRQMPDYDYVHKELAKPNVTLSLLYYEYEQQCRQNDAVPYSHRTFCRNYTEFAQQFKATMRIKRKPGELMEVDWAGSTLHLQDRDTGEAVTAYLFLAVLPSSQYSYCEATLSMTIPDWLQCHVHAYNYFGGVTEVLVSDNLKVGVTKHKQHQVVLSPMYRDLADHYGTVVMPARVRTPKDKPTVEGSVGTLSTWVIAALRNETFFTLEELNKAVGIKLAEFNRRPYTKKHKQCKNRE
- a CDS encoding sigma-70 family RNA polymerase sigma factor, which produces MSSERKVSRMFIRYMQQVLRNERINMYKSHLNDFKEMPLEYWLLEEIAEPYHLDDFKLTDDEIATLEYFIEDDQLSEAVATLTTADKMVLYHYYYSELNDVEIGNRTGKTSQGVNKRRRRALARIKKAYNNM
- a CDS encoding ABC transporter permease, which produces MQEQITVLRSASNRRELNHAVKRVDQLLGGHSGYTTANIVTLARRQMNAREAKQDYRLIVTRDKISGAFARVFADIAGLIVGILPTVIVIAFCYADRRSRALATVQSKFISSGRRIITQYFASLMVLLLPVLAVAMYFTLRVVGLYPHQAIDLLAFMKATFIWVLPTLMISSAVGFMTYQLFGNFMGFALQIGWWLITTMIGSRRVDGNYGWLLMPRHNSLHNAAYFYDHLNELLVNRASYAVLALIMIGVAILIAQLRKGGLRLALSSHH
- a CDS encoding ABC transporter permease gives rise to the protein MLFQVITKDLKANVLPMSIVTLLLACLIPILFNLTPNSIPQAAMPGELFVPLIAIICLPTVFLPDQAEAIQAVINSKHYRLSLLRCLRVLWFLLLLSALNAAIIIAYGMHGAAVPTLALLGDFIAKTFLLAGIITGSYRLTQNIVIAYIIPVTYFSLCLGYTCLGPFNLLTLMHGRPMIDNLYQLIVGLVLLTISFTFSDVHLDK